Part of the bacterium genome, CGAGGCTTATGCCGGTTCGCGCAGCTTCTATCGCCTCGAGGACGCCGTCCGCGACATCACCGGTTTCCCTCACGTCATTCCCACCCATCAAGGTCGAGTGGCGGAAAACCTGCTGTTTTCGGCGATCTGCAAGCCGGGAATGATCGTCCCCAATAACACCCATTTCGACACCACTCACGCCAACGTCACCGCCAACGGCGGCGAGGCTTTGAATCTTCCCATTGAAGAGGCGCGGCATCCCGCCCGCGAGTATCCTTTCAAGGGGAACATGAACGTTGTGCGGCTGGATCAACTGCTCGCGCGCGAAAAAGAACGTTGTCCGCTGGTGGTGATGACGGTTACCAACAACTCCGCGGGCGGCCAACCGGTCTCGATGCAGAACATCCGCGAAACTTCGCAGGTGTGCAAGAAACACGGCGTGCCGTTCTTCTTCGACTGCGCGCGCTTTTCCGAGAACTGCTGGTTTATCCATGAGCGCGAGCCGGGCTATCAGGATAAAGAGATCATTGACATCGCTCGCGATCTCTTCAGCCACGCCGACGGTTGCTGGATGTCGGCCAAGAAGGATGCGCTGGTGAATATCGGCGGCTTCATCGCCATGAAGGACGCCGAGCTGACGCAAACCATCCAGCAGAAGCTGATTCTCATCGAAGGCTTCACCACCTACGGCGGTCTGGCCGGACGCGATCTCGAGGCGATGGCTACCGGCCTTTACGAAGGCTTGGAACCCGACTATTTGCGCTATCGCACGTCTCAGGTGCAATACTTGGGCGAATCGCTGATCGAAGGCGGCGTGCCCGTGGTGAGGCCCATCGGCGGACATGCCGTGTTCATTGACGCCAAAGGATTCGCGCCGCACATCCCGCAATCGCAGTTTCCGGGGGTTGCCCTCACCGTGTCGCTCTACCGGGAGGCGGGCGTGCGGGGAGTGGAAATCGGCTCGCTCATGTTCGCGCGAAAAGACAAAATAACCGGCGAGGTCATCTATCCCGAACTCGATCTGGTTCGACTGGCCATTCCCCGGCGGGTGTACACCACCGCCCATATGAGCTACGTCGCCGAGTCCACTCTGGAGATCTTTCGCAATCACGAGGCCATGCGCGGTCTCCGGCTGACCCACGAGGCTCCGCTGCTTCGCCATTTCACCGCGCGGCTCGCGGAGTGTTGATGGAGAAACCGCTTCGCACGGCGTTCATCACCGGCTGTTCCAGCGGCATCGGCCGCGCCGCGGCGCGGCTCATGGCGGCGGAGGGATTGCAGGTCGTGGCCACCGCGCGGCGGCCGGAGACGATTGAAGACCTCCTTGCCGAAGCGCAGGAGCGTGGCCATTCGCTCATCACGCTTCCCTGTGACGTCACGGATGAAGGTTCCTGCGTGGCGGCGGTCATGGCCGCGCGCGAAGCGTTCGGTGACATTCATATTCTGGTCAACAACGCGGGCTACGGCTTGGCGGGTCCGATCGAGGCCGTACCTCTCGAACGCGCTCGAACTCAGTTCGAGGTAAACACGTTCGGAGCCATGCGACTCGTTCGCTTGATCGTCCCCGATATGCGGCGCGCGGGATGGGGAAGGATCGTCAACGTCTCTTCCATTCTGGGAAAGATGGCGGCTCCCTTCAACGGCTGGTATTCTGCCTCCAAGTTCGCTCTGGAAGCTCTCAGTGACGCGCTGCGGCTGGAATTGGCTCGCTCCGGCATTCAAACAGTTTCGATTCTTCCCGGACCGGTGAAGACCGCCTTTGTCGAAAACGTCGAGCTTCCCGATCTGCCGATGCCGCTGGTTCCCGTGTACGAATCCACCTTGACTCGTATGCGCCGCGAGCATGCGGGACGACGAAAATACGAGGTCAGCGCGGAACATTGCGCGCGCGTGATACTGCGGGCCGTTCAATCGTCGCGTCCCCGGCCTCGCTACTACGTGACGTTTCCGGCTCGCTTCGGCACGTGTTCCCGTCGTTTCCTGAGCGACCGCATGGTGGATGCGATGATGGCGAAATTCTACGGATTGCGAAAGAACGAATCTGCCGCGGGAAAGGCGGAATCGAGATAACCATGAAGAAAGTCGTTCTTTTCGATCTGGACGGTACGCTTATTGACTCCATGCCCGCCCACGTCAAAGCGTGGCGGACCGCGCTGCGCGAGATTGGAATCGAACTCGACGAGCTCTACATTCAGCTTCATGAAGGGGAAAAGGCGGAAGTCACCCTTGCACGGCTGGCGGAAGAGCATGGCCTCAACATGTCGCCCAAGCAGCTCAAAGATCTCATCAAGCGCAAACGCGACCTCTACCGCAACGATGCTCCCACGGGTTTGAATACCGAGGCGCGCCGGCTCGTCGAGGAACTTTGTCTACAGGAAATTATGTGCTGCATCGTCACCGGTTCCATTCGCGCCAACATGAACGGAGTCGTGTCCACCGAGGAGCGCGCGCTGTTCCGCCACATCATCACCGCCGACGACTACACTACCGGCAAACCCGCTCCCGATCCCTACCTCATCGCCGTCGAGCAGACGGGTTTCACCGCCGCAGACTGTCTCGCTCTCGAAAACGCTCCCTTCGGTGTCCGCTCAGCCAAAGCCGCCGGGCTGTACACCGTCGCGATCACCACCACGTTGCCCGCCGAACATCTTCGCGAGGCGGACGCCATTATTACGTGCCATGAAGATCTGAAGAGGCTGCTATGAAAAAACCCGAGTCCATTACCGCACGGATGTCCGACATCATTACCATTGAGCGGCACATCCTCCACCATGAGCGGGAGAATCCCGAAGCCACGGGTCAACTCACGCGGCTTCTCTACCAAATCGCCTATGCGTCTAAAGTGGTCAGCCACGAGGTACGGCGGGCCGGTCTGATTGACATCATCGGTACCACCG contains:
- a CDS encoding tryptophanase, with the protein product EAYAGSRSFYRLEDAVRDITGFPHVIPTHQGRVAENLLFSAICKPGMIVPNNTHFDTTHANVTANGGEALNLPIEEARHPAREYPFKGNMNVVRLDQLLAREKERCPLVVMTVTNNSAGGQPVSMQNIRETSQVCKKHGVPFFFDCARFSENCWFIHEREPGYQDKEIIDIARDLFSHADGCWMSAKKDALVNIGGFIAMKDAELTQTIQQKLILIEGFTTYGGLAGRDLEAMATGLYEGLEPDYLRYRTSQVQYLGESLIEGGVPVVRPIGGHAVFIDAKGFAPHIPQSQFPGVALTVSLYREAGVRGVEIGSLMFARKDKITGEVIYPELDLVRLAIPRRVYTTAHMSYVAESTLEIFRNHEAMRGLRLTHEAPLLRHFTARLAEC
- a CDS encoding SDR family oxidoreductase; its protein translation is MEKPLRTAFITGCSSGIGRAAARLMAAEGLQVVATARRPETIEDLLAEAQERGHSLITLPCDVTDEGSCVAAVMAAREAFGDIHILVNNAGYGLAGPIEAVPLERARTQFEVNTFGAMRLVRLIVPDMRRAGWGRIVNVSSILGKMAAPFNGWYSASKFALEALSDALRLELARSGIQTVSILPGPVKTAFVENVELPDLPMPLVPVYESTLTRMRREHAGRRKYEVSAEHCARVILRAVQSSRPRPRYYVTFPARFGTCSRRFLSDRMVDAMMAKFYGLRKNESAAGKAESR
- a CDS encoding HAD family phosphatase, producing the protein MKKVVLFDLDGTLIDSMPAHVKAWRTALREIGIELDELYIQLHEGEKAEVTLARLAEEHGLNMSPKQLKDLIKRKRDLYRNDAPTGLNTEARRLVEELCLQEIMCCIVTGSIRANMNGVVSTEERALFRHIITADDYTTGKPAPDPYLIAVEQTGFTAADCLALENAPFGVRSAKAAGLYTVAITTTLPAEHLREADAIITCHEDLKRLL